GAGAGCTATATTTCGATCCACGGCTCAGCGCCGACGGCAAGATTAGCTGCGCCAGTTGTCACGCGCCAGACCACGGTTTTGCCCGTGAGACGCAATTTGGCGTCGGCGTCGGAGGTCAACAAGGAAACCGCAATTCTCCCGTCGCATACAACCGTTTGCTCAGTGATTTGCAATTCTGGGATGGTCGCGCAGCGTCGCTCGAAGAGCAAGCCAAAGGCCCGATTGCCAATCCCATTGAAATGGCCAACACCCACGAGGCCTGCGTCGCCACGATCAAGAGCATTCCTGGCTACGAACTACAGTTTCAGAAGATCTTTGCCTCGGGGGGGCATCCAGGAGAAGTGACGATCGACAATGTCGCCAAGGCCATTGCCAGCTTTGAACGCGCGCTAGTAACCGGGCCGTCACCGTTCGATTACTACGATGCCTTCAAAAAATACAAGGATCTCGATCCCGACGAGATGGACGCGGCAACCAAAGCGAAGTACGACACAATCAAAGCCGGCATGGAAGCGCATCCGATGTCGGAGAACGCTATCCGCGGGATGCAACTTTTCTTCGGCAAAGCCAACTGCTCACTGTGCCACGTCGGACCTAACCTGACCGACGAAAAATATCACAACCTCGGCGTCGGCATGGATCGAGACAAGCCTGACCTCGGCCGCTACGAGGTCACCAAAGACGAAAAGGATTGGGGCGCATTCAAAACTCCAACGATCCGCAACGTCGAGTTTTCTGCCCCCTATATGCACGACGGCAGTCAAAAAACGCTCGAAGAAGTCGTCGAGTGGTACAACAAAGGAGGCCACCCGAACAAGAACCTCGACGAAAAAATCAAGCCCTTGAATCTGACCGACCAAGAGCAGGCAGACCTCATCGCATTTATGAAAGCGTGCAGCGGATCGCTACCCAAGGTGAACGAATCGCGAAAGCCGAAGTAACCGCACAGCCGAGTCGTATTGCCCGCAGCAATCTGCTGCGCAGCCGGCCATCTGGCATGCGCATGAAACGAACCTAATGGGCATCCGCCGATTCTGATTGCGGTCGGCTGACGAGCACGCGGTCGATCCGCTGGCCGTCCATATCGACGACTTCCAATCGCAAGCCGTTCCACTCGGTCGTGTCGGCGATCTTCGGAATACGGCCCAGCTCGTGCAGGATCAAGCCCGAAATGGTGCTATAGGCTCTTGGTTCTTCGCCGTTGGTGTGCCGCAAATCGAGCCGGCGAATGAGATCGGCCACGGTGAAGCCGCCATCCACGAGCCAGGAGTTTTCGTCGCGTTCGACGAACAGGTGCTCGTGATCGTGCCGGTGTCCTTCGCGGATTTCGCCGACGAGTTCTTCGATCACGTCCTCCAGCGTGACCATGCCTTCGGTCCCGCCGTATTCGTCGAGTACGATGGCGAGCTGATTGTTTTGCTCCTGGAACAATTCCAGCAGTCGATCGAGCGGCATCGATTCGGGCACGATCAGCGCTGGCTTGAGCAGCTTGCGCAGCTCGACGTTCCAACCCAAGTAGACCTGTCGAAACAAATCCTTCACGTGAACGTATCCGAGGACATGGTCGAGGTCGTCTTCATACACCGGCAGGCGCGAAAAGCCGGCCATGGCGGCAGCGCCAATGACTTCTTCCTGCGGTGTATTGACGTCGAGGGCGTCGAGATCGATTCGCGGCCGCATCACGTCGCGCACTTTGCGTTCGCCGAGCCGCAGCGCTTCCAAAGCCACTCGCTGCTCGACCGATTCCAGTACGCCCTCTTGTGTGCCGGCTTCGATCAAGTGCTCGATATCATCCACGGAAACACTCGGTTCGCGTGTGTTCTTGACGCGCAGTAGAAACAATACGGAGTCGCTTGCGACTCCCAACACCCAGACGAACGGCCTGGCGGCGATCGACAGCCGGCTCAGCGCCGGCGCAACATAGCGGGCCAGCAATTCCGCTTGTTTTAGCGCCAACCGCTTGGGAACCAGTTCGCCCAGCAGCAGGGAGACGAAGGTGATCCCCACGACGGTCACTCCAAAGGCGATGGTTTTTGCGTGATTGGCAATAAGTCCGACGGGAACGCGGGCGATGATTTCCGCGATGGGTCCAATCAGTTGGTCGCCACCGAAAACGGCCGCAAACGTGGCCACCAGCGTGATGCCGACCTGAACCGTCGAGAGATAGCGATGCGGATCCTTGGCCAGTTCGACCGCCAACGCCGCCAGACGATCTCCTTCCTCGGCCAATTGTTCGAGGCGACCACGGCGCGAGGCGATCATGGCAATTTCCGCTGCCGCGAAAAAGCCATTCGCCAAAATCAGCAGCAGAATGACGATCAGTGTGACCAGGATCAAGCGAAGGCTCCTGGGCAAAATGCACGGAAACGTCGGAAGGCGGCAGAAGGAAAACAGAATAACGGCATAAACTTCGCCATTGCTTTGAATGTCCGGACCAGTAATCCACCAGCGAACCCAGATTCTGCTTTCCGAATCCCAACTTGTGACTTTTGACCTCGGATTTCTTTACTCCCGCCTTCCACTTTCCGCCTTCGTTAAAGCCATATTATCGCGATGAATCACTTCATCATACGGGCGATGACCGAGTGTCGCGGCAATTTCGTCAGTTTTGCGGCCTTTGATTCGCAGAATGTCGGTGGCCGCGTAGTTCGACAGCCCACGGGCAAATTCGTGGCCGGCCTGGTCGCAGATTGAAACTACATCTCCTTTGCGAAACGCCCCTTGAGCATCGACCACGCCGATCGCCAGTAGGCTTTTGCCTTGATTTTCGAGCGCCGACCGTGCCCCATGATCAACGATCAGTATGCCGCGCGGTTGAACTGTGAAACCGATCCAGCGCTTCCACGCCGCCACCGTTTGGCCTTGAGCCAGGAAGAGCGTGCCGACCATCTCGCCTGCGAGGATCCGGGCCAAATTACCGGGGCGTTTGCCGCTGGCAATGATTACGTTTTCACCGGCCGATGTCGTTAGGCGGGCGGCTTCGAGCTTGCTGGCCATGCCCCCTTTGCTCAGGCCGGTAGATTGGTCGCGCACCAGCGCAATGATCGAGTCGTCGAGCTTCGCCACGGTTGGAATCAGTTTTGAGTCAGGCCCTGCGGGATCACCGTCGAACAGCCCTTCGACATCGGAAAGCAGCACGAGCAGCGGGGCGCGAATCAAGTTGGTGACGATCGCCGCCAGCCGATCGTTGTCGCCGAAGGTGGTTTGCAGCTCTTCGGTGCTGACCGTGTCGTTTTCGTTGATGATCGGTACCGTCCCATATTCAAGCAGCGTCAAAATCGTGTTGCGGATGTTCAGGTAGCGGGCGCGATGATCGAGATCGTCGGCCGTCAGCAGAATCTGAGCCGCATGTCGCCCGTGCGCGCGAAAACAACGGTCGTACGCTTCGACCAGTGCCGTCTGTCCAACGGCCGCCACGGCCTGCAGGCGCGCCAGGTCGGTCGGTCGATGCTTTAAGCCCAATCGCCCCATGCCAGCACCAACCGCGCCGGAACTGACCAGACAGACTTTTCGGCCTGCTTGCATCAATTGATGCAATTCTTCGGCCAGCGTGGCCACGCGATCTTGATTGAGCAAGCCATCGGCTGTCGTGAGGACGCGCGTGCCGACCTTGACAATCCAGATATTCGCCGCGGCGGCAATTTCCTGACGCAATAGGTCGGACATGGTAGAATGGCGACGAATGGACGTATTTCAGCGGCCGAGCTAGATTGTACCAGAATGTGTAGAATAACGTCGCTGGCGCGAGACACAAAGCCTAGTGGCGTAGGTGGATGCGTCGAATTTGGCCGCAGCGCGTTGAGGAAACGCGGGTTGGTTCGTAGAATCAACAAGGTCGGCGGTTCCGCGCGATGAAGCCCGCGAACTGGCGATCGGATGGATGCCATTTTCTCCCTCGATATCCGCCCTTCATGAGCGATTTGCACCACGAATGCGGCTTGGCGGCGATTTATCACCTACCAGCCGGCGAGGCAAGTCCGCTGTGCCCCGGCCAAGGACCGGACGAGGTTTCGCGGCTGATGCCACGGATGCTGCTCGATATCCAGAACCGCGGGCAGCTTTCGGCGGGAATGACTTCGTACAACGGCGACCGACTGCAACTGCTCGAGACACACAAAGACGTCGGCAATGTCAGCGAAGTTTTTCGGATGAGCCACCGCGGTAAATACGAGAGCTTGATGTCGCAATACGCTGGCCGGGCCGCGATCGGCCACGTACGATACGCCACTTGCGGCGCTGAAGATCGCAGTTACGCGCAGCCTTTCGAGCGTCAGCATTTGCAAAAGCACAAGTGGTTTAGCTTTGGTTACAACGGCCAGTTGGCGAATTTCCGTGAATTGCAGCAGAAATTGCTCGCCGACGGCAACAATCACCTAGCTCGCGAAAACGACACCGAGATCATCTTGCACGAAATCAGCCGCGAGCTTTCTGGCGAAGGAGAGCGCCCCGACCTCGTGGAGGTCTTCCGCAGCATCGCCGGCAAATTCGACGGGGCTTACAACCTAGTATTTCTGAATGCGCTGGGTGAAATGGTCGTGCTCCGCGACCCACTGGGAATTCGGCCTCTGTGTTATGCGAAGGAAGGCTCGCTGTTCGCCGCGGCCAGCGAAAGCGTGGCGCTGCTGAATTTAGGTTTCGACGCGGAGAATATCAAATCGCTGCTGCCCGGACAGATGGTACTGATCGCTCCG
This sequence is a window from Pirellulales bacterium. Protein-coding genes within it:
- the proB gene encoding glutamate 5-kinase encodes the protein MSDLLRQEIAAAANIWIVKVGTRVLTTADGLLNQDRVATLAEELHQLMQAGRKVCLVSSGAVGAGMGRLGLKHRPTDLARLQAVAAVGQTALVEAYDRCFRAHGRHAAQILLTADDLDHRARYLNIRNTILTLLEYGTVPIINENDTVSTEELQTTFGDNDRLAAIVTNLIRAPLLVLLSDVEGLFDGDPAGPDSKLIPTVAKLDDSIIALVRDQSTGLSKGGMASKLEAARLTTSAGENVIIASGKRPGNLARILAGEMVGTLFLAQGQTVAAWKRWIGFTVQPRGILIVDHGARSALENQGKSLLAIGVVDAQGAFRKGDVVSICDQAGHEFARGLSNYAATDILRIKGRKTDEIAATLGHRPYDEVIHRDNMALTKAESGRRE
- a CDS encoding HlyC/CorC family transporter is translated as MILVTLIVILLLILANGFFAAAEIAMIASRRGRLEQLAEEGDRLAALAVELAKDPHRYLSTVQVGITLVATFAAVFGGDQLIGPIAEIIARVPVGLIANHAKTIAFGVTVVGITFVSLLLGELVPKRLALKQAELLARYVAPALSRLSIAARPFVWVLGVASDSVLFLLRVKNTREPSVSVDDIEHLIEAGTQEGVLESVEQRVALEALRLGERKVRDVMRPRIDLDALDVNTPQEEVIGAAAMAGFSRLPVYEDDLDHVLGYVHVKDLFRQVYLGWNVELRKLLKPALIVPESMPLDRLLELFQEQNNQLAIVLDEYGGTEGMVTLEDVIEELVGEIREGHRHDHEHLFVERDENSWLVDGGFTVADLIRRLDLRHTNGEEPRAYSTISGLILHELGRIPKIADTTEWNGLRLEVVDMDGQRIDRVLVSRPQSESADAH
- a CDS encoding c-type cytochrome — its product is MLVTGCSDQKPKPASNAATDVKATTDETAAADKNTLNSDKSTAGERSAPGASGDIAAKTDPSVKVVLGADELLAGIPGSPELTVEEIQAWLDNPANHETLDYELPLGMSAGKGQEKGLVENPLTRAKIELGRELYFDPRLSADGKISCASCHAPDHGFARETQFGVGVGGQQGNRNSPVAYNRLLSDLQFWDGRAASLEEQAKGPIANPIEMANTHEACVATIKSIPGYELQFQKIFASGGHPGEVTIDNVAKAIASFERALVTGPSPFDYYDAFKKYKDLDPDEMDAATKAKYDTIKAGMEAHPMSENAIRGMQLFFGKANCSLCHVGPNLTDEKYHNLGVGMDRDKPDLGRYEVTKDEKDWGAFKTPTIRNVEFSAPYMHDGSQKTLEEVVEWYNKGGHPNKNLDEKIKPLNLTDQEQADLIAFMKACSGSLPKVNESRKPK